The Anoplolepis gracilipes chromosome 14, ASM4749672v1, whole genome shotgun sequence genome includes a window with the following:
- the LOC140673019 gene encoding cytochrome P450 4C1-like isoform X1 → MFITILLLFMFILLVCNYYVHHGRNGRLINLIPGPPGLPILGNVLQVQISTEELIKLMFNWADNYYPIAKGWVFFVPAVSIRHPDDLETILSSTKHIEKSRIYDSLLPWLGTGLLTSTGTKWQTRRKILTPTFHFNILNQFVDILIRESNCMTKSLKDTGGIVVKDLSSFVSEHTLNAICETAMGISLQNLDEAQQQYRNAINNISELIIYRTFRPWFHNNLLFSLSPHGRKQKKILKILHGFTEKIIAERKLYHERTNGRYLKNFESDKEIDDVEVFGIKKKRLAMLDLLIAASREGLLTDLDIREEVDTFMFEGYDTTARTMMFALLLLAEHKDIQERVRVEVNTVMQENGKKLTMKALQNLLYLERCLKEALRLYPSVFFIFRKAAEDVKLQSYVIPAGTIIHLHIYGVHRDPNFWSNPEVFDPDRFLPERIQNRHPYSYIPFSAGPRNCIGQRFALLELKATIACLVHNFYLEPVDYLKNLQLKADLLLCPSRPFYIKFIPINHK, encoded by the exons ATGTTTATCaccatattgttattatttatgtttattttactggtgtgtaattattatgtgCATCATGGAAGAAATGGACGACTTATTAATCTCATACCGGGACCACCAGGCCTTCCGATTCTCGGCAATGTATTGCAAGTCCAAATTTCAACAG aagagCTAATAAAACTGATGTTTAATTGGGCTGATAATTATTATCCCATTGCGAAAGGCTGGGTTTTCTTCGTACCTGCTGTGTCTATCCGTCATCCAGATGATCTGGAg ACGATACTAAGTAGCACCAAGCACATTGAGAAAAGTCGTATATATGATTCGTTACTTCCTTGGTTGGGCACGGGTCTTCTTACCAGCACAG GCACTAAGTGGCAAACACGGCGAAAGATATTAACACCTACATTTcacttcaatatattaaatcagtTTGTAGATATCTTGATCAGAGAGAGCAATTGCATGACAAAATCGTTGAAGGACACTGGAGGAATAgttgtaaaagatttatcatcATTTGTTAGCGAGCATACATTAAATGCGATATGCG AAACTGCCATGGGAATCTCTCTGCAAAACCTTGACGAGGCCCAGCAACAGTATCGAAATGCGATTAACAACATTAGCGAACTGATAATTTATAG AACGTTTAGGCCTTGGTTCCATAACAATTTGTTATTCTCGTTATCGCCACATGggagaaagcaaaaaaaaatcttgaaaatattgcatGGATTTACGGAAAAA aTCATAGcggaaagaaaactttatcacGAACGCACCAATGGTCGGTACTTAAAAAACTTTGAAAGTGACAAAGAGATAGATGATGTTGAAGTGTTTGGAA ttaaaaaaaagcgGCTGGCTATGTTGGACCTTTTAATAGCGGCATCTCGAGAAGGTTTATTAACTGATTTGGACATCAGAGAAGAAGTTGATACTTTTATGTTTGAA GGTTACGATACTACAGCGAGGACTATGATGTTTGCTTTATTACTATTAGCTGAACACAAAGATATTCAG GAACGTGTAAGGGTTGAAGTCAATACCGTGATGCAAGAGAACGGAAAGAAACTAACGATGAAAGCGTTGCAAAATTTACTATACTTAGAGAGATGTTTAAAGGAAGCGCTACGTTTGTATCCCAGCgtgtttttcatatttcgaaAAGCTGCTGAAGATGTAAAATTAC AATCATATGTCATACCTGCTGGAACGATCATACATCTTCATATCTACGGAGTTCACAGAGATCCCAATTTTTGGTCAAATCCAGAAGTATTTGATCCGGATAGATTTTTGCCCGAGAGAATACAGAATCGTCATCCATATTCCTACATACCGTTCAGCGCAGGACCGAGGAATTGTATAg GTCAACGATTCGCTCTGCTGGAGTTGAAAGCTACAATAGCATGTTTAGtgcataatttttacttggaacctgtagattatttaaaaaatctgcagTTAAAGGCCGATTTACTACTTTGTCCTTCTCGtccgttttatataaaattcatcccaattaatcacaaatag
- the LOC140673505 gene encoding uncharacterized protein, producing the protein MSDREKIARKIVQTSESIRKKYRALKTGKIEEDVALEKQFKPISEPLKQLVQNTIDVESDVSKIEPFDILEKDHVEKKIIKVKKRPRISLNDLSSKQKRLNVSLNDLPITSTPNQRRTIPDTSTQIEIAQPRQLSYEQPPVDEIFETTPDSLVTTVQRELQTSAGVNIFREHLGPLGQKYILTVMNQDKDKAMDYVYGIKFSNDGIMLGDKHFDVDKNDNIIINEVKYTGTPGLYELIFKKIPDDEIYTEDDLLKYKSILLATNAYKRGNKAHNPVLGTKGYKYKNVIAPLLSSRKAGKGILPRAMTLNDNKIDYVHWNDPNELVDRLRLLDASRRAGNNAHDNEIMSIIEELREDGLIIN; encoded by the coding sequence atgagtgatcgtgaaaagattgcgcgaaaaattgtacagacgagcgagtcaattcgcaaaaaatatcgcgcgttaaaaactggtaaaattgaggaagatgtAGCGTTGGAGAAACAGTTTAAACCGATTAGCGAGCCTCTAAAACAGCTTGTTCAAAATACCATCGATGTAGAATCCGACGTATCGAAAATCGAGCCGTTCGATATACTCGAAAAAGACcatgtggaaaagaaaattattaaagttaaaaaacgacCAAGAATCTCATTGAATGATTTGAGCTCAAAGCAAAAACGATTAAACGTCTCATTAAATGACTTGCCGATAACTTCTACACCTAATCAAAGACGAACGATACCGGACACATCTACTCAGATAGAAATTGCGCAACCGCgtcaattatcgtacgagcaaccaCCCGTCgacgaaatttttgaaaccacACCCGATTCGTTGGTTACGACGGTACAACGTGAATTGCAAACGTCCGCaggtgtaaacatatttcgagagcatttaggtccactcggacaaaaatatatattaactgttatgaatcaagataaagataaagctatGGATTATGTGTACGGCATTAAGTTTTCTAACGATGGAATAATGCtcggtgataaacattttgacgtagacaaaaatgataatataattatcaatgaagtaaaatatacgggAACGCCTGGtctctatgaattaattttcaaaaaaatccccgacgatgaaatatacaccgaagatgatttgcttaaatataaaagtatattattagcgACGAATGCGTATAAACGTGGGAACAAAGCACATAATCCAGTATTAGGGACTAAaggatataagtataaaaatgtaattgcgcCGTTATTGTCTAGCAGAAAAGCTGGAAAGGGTATACTACCGCGCGCTATGACTCTAAACGATAATAAGATCGACtacgtgcattggaacgatccAAACGAGTTGGTAGATCGTCTGCGATTACTGGATGCTTCGCGTCGAGCCGGTAACAATGCTCACGACAATGAAATCATGTCGATTATCGAAGAACTTCGCGAAGatggtcttattataaattga
- the LOC140673019 gene encoding cytochrome P450 4C1-like isoform X2 has translation MFNWADNYYPIAKGWVFFVPAVSIRHPDDLETILSSTKHIEKSRIYDSLLPWLGTGLLTSTGTKWQTRRKILTPTFHFNILNQFVDILIRESNCMTKSLKDTGGIVVKDLSSFVSEHTLNAICETAMGISLQNLDEAQQQYRNAINNISELIIYRTFRPWFHNNLLFSLSPHGRKQKKILKILHGFTEKIIAERKLYHERTNGRYLKNFESDKEIDDVEVFGIKKKRLAMLDLLIAASREGLLTDLDIREEVDTFMFEGYDTTARTMMFALLLLAEHKDIQERVRVEVNTVMQENGKKLTMKALQNLLYLERCLKEALRLYPSVFFIFRKAAEDVKLQSYVIPAGTIIHLHIYGVHRDPNFWSNPEVFDPDRFLPERIQNRHPYSYIPFSAGPRNCIGQRFALLELKATIACLVHNFYLEPVDYLKNLQLKADLLLCPSRPFYIKFIPINHK, from the exons ATGTTTAATTGGGCTGATAATTATTATCCCATTGCGAAAGGCTGGGTTTTCTTCGTACCTGCTGTGTCTATCCGTCATCCAGATGATCTGGAg ACGATACTAAGTAGCACCAAGCACATTGAGAAAAGTCGTATATATGATTCGTTACTTCCTTGGTTGGGCACGGGTCTTCTTACCAGCACAG GCACTAAGTGGCAAACACGGCGAAAGATATTAACACCTACATTTcacttcaatatattaaatcagtTTGTAGATATCTTGATCAGAGAGAGCAATTGCATGACAAAATCGTTGAAGGACACTGGAGGAATAgttgtaaaagatttatcatcATTTGTTAGCGAGCATACATTAAATGCGATATGCG AAACTGCCATGGGAATCTCTCTGCAAAACCTTGACGAGGCCCAGCAACAGTATCGAAATGCGATTAACAACATTAGCGAACTGATAATTTATAG AACGTTTAGGCCTTGGTTCCATAACAATTTGTTATTCTCGTTATCGCCACATGggagaaagcaaaaaaaaatcttgaaaatattgcatGGATTTACGGAAAAA aTCATAGcggaaagaaaactttatcacGAACGCACCAATGGTCGGTACTTAAAAAACTTTGAAAGTGACAAAGAGATAGATGATGTTGAAGTGTTTGGAA ttaaaaaaaagcgGCTGGCTATGTTGGACCTTTTAATAGCGGCATCTCGAGAAGGTTTATTAACTGATTTGGACATCAGAGAAGAAGTTGATACTTTTATGTTTGAA GGTTACGATACTACAGCGAGGACTATGATGTTTGCTTTATTACTATTAGCTGAACACAAAGATATTCAG GAACGTGTAAGGGTTGAAGTCAATACCGTGATGCAAGAGAACGGAAAGAAACTAACGATGAAAGCGTTGCAAAATTTACTATACTTAGAGAGATGTTTAAAGGAAGCGCTACGTTTGTATCCCAGCgtgtttttcatatttcgaaAAGCTGCTGAAGATGTAAAATTAC AATCATATGTCATACCTGCTGGAACGATCATACATCTTCATATCTACGGAGTTCACAGAGATCCCAATTTTTGGTCAAATCCAGAAGTATTTGATCCGGATAGATTTTTGCCCGAGAGAATACAGAATCGTCATCCATATTCCTACATACCGTTCAGCGCAGGACCGAGGAATTGTATAg GTCAACGATTCGCTCTGCTGGAGTTGAAAGCTACAATAGCATGTTTAGtgcataatttttacttggaacctgtagattatttaaaaaatctgcagTTAAAGGCCGATTTACTACTTTGTCCTTCTCGtccgttttatataaaattcatcccaattaatcacaaatag
- the LOC140673516 gene encoding uncharacterized protein, with the protein MEQVLTQQSTLINSVEEYFAWEVRCDDYIKSLEEQSRIKRPRISIGYRQLLIAKIARLEGLKNALRKRFVHAGAGHSAHQAALFWREIDTAFENRISTGAIINSNYIEPRQFLEDASDIVLEHVRDAIETHCSVKVNTMFNGDFVTGEKHDDKSVSTKNCELFRTSDLREWYEQRVIEPTLASLEEFQERDSGWALSRILNLTVNINKYNPMRAGCHIILPRKIMMKRAIVNVRSKDNACFAWAVTAAMYPAERRVERELSYPRYTDVLNLRDFEFPVTLNQIKKLEINNNISINVYTIENENIVPIRISEQKRDKHANLLYIQDAQDIGHFAWIKNLSRLVSSQLNKHNGQKYICDRCLHYFYSNEKLQSHTVDCGKMNDCAIRLPSDKDKWLAFNNYNRKEQVPFVVYADLECVLRKTDKEEEAEKNVYQHHQVFSIAYYVHCSYDNSLSAYHSRREANCVAWFAEELKNLATSMKTILSTNLPMINLTREELEKFNSATQCHICEKPFVEDDTRVHDHCHLTGRYRGPAHSNCNLNYKESFYIPIIFHNLSGYDSHFIIEEIATAFEGRIDLLPITKEKYVSFTKDVKLTEDNSRNHIKLRFIDSFKFLTTSLNKLASFLSKDKLKILQSEYQNLRVEDFDLLTRKGVFPYEYIDCVDKLHDTCLPPRELFYSSLTDDTVSESDYAHAETVWNRFSIRTLGEYSDLYLKIDVLLLGDVFENFRDNCIKSYGLDPAHYYTLPGYTWDAMLKHTNIKFELLTDIDMVMFIERGIRGGLSQCSNRYAHANNKYMQSYDPLKPSSYLMYFDINNLYGWAMCQPLPYASFQWVDNICNFDLSSIASDSPTGYILEVDLEYPQHLHDAHTDLPFCPTRDKPPDKRENKLLATLYDKKRYVIHYRNLQQCTRHGLRVTKIHRILQFAQSPWLRTYIELNTQFRTMAKNDYEKNLYKLMNNAVFGKTMENSKNVCAKNRW; encoded by the exons atggagCAGGTTTTAACGCAACAATCCACCTTGATAAATTCGGTGGAGGAGTACTTTGCGTGGGAGGTGCGATGCGATGATTATATCAAGTCGTTGGAAGAGCagagtcgaattaaacgaccgcgaatatcgatcggatatcgacaattgttgatcgcaaagatcgcgcgactcgaaggactgaaaaatgcGTTGCGCAAACGTTTCGTACACGCGGGTGCCGGACACAGCGCGCATCAAGCTGCACTATTTTGGCGAGAAATTGATACAGCGTTCGAGAACCGTATATCGACTGGTGCGATAATCAATAGCAATTATATCGAACCTCGCCAGTTTCTCGAAGACGCGAGTGATATCGTGCTCGAACATGTGCGAGACGCTATCGAAACACActgcagtgtgaaagtgaatactatGTTTAACGGTGATTTTGTGACGGGTGAAAAGCACGACGATAAAAGTGTAAGTACAAAAAACTGTGAACTATTTCGTACATCTGATTTACGCGAATGGTACGAGCAACGTGTTATCGAGCCCACTTTAGCatctctcgaagaatttcaagaacgtgatagtgggtgggcattatcgcgtatacttaatttgactgtaaatataaataaatataatcctatgcgtgcgggatgtcatattatattaccgcgaaagataatgatgAAGCGAGCGATAGTTAACGTGCGAtccaaagacaatgcatgtttcgCATGGGCAGTGACTGCTGCTATGTATCCCGCTGAAAGAAGGGTTGAACGAGAATTATCGTACCCGCGTTACACGGATGTGCTAAATCTTCGAGACTTTGAGTTTCCAgtgactcttaatcaaattaaaaagttagaaattaacaacaatatttcaatcaatgtgtacaccatcgaaaacgaaaatattgttcctattcgtatttcggagcaaaagagggacaagcacgccaatttgctatacattcaagatgcgcaagatatcggacatttcgcgtggatcaagaatttatcgcgactcgtgagttcgcaactcaataaacacaatggacaaaaatatatctgtgatcg atgtctacattatttttattcgaatgagaAACTACAGTCACATACTGTAGACTGCGGGAAGATGAATGATTGCGCTATtcgattaccgagcgataaagataagtggctcgcttttaacaactataacaggaaggagcaggttcctttcgtcgtgtatgccgacctggaatgtgttttgagaaagacggacaaagaagaagaagcagaaaaaaatgtataccagCATCATCAAGTGtttagtatcgcttattatgtacattgctcgtacgataattcgttgtccgcgtatcattctcgtcgcgaagccaattgcgtcgcatggtttgctgaagaattaaaaaatttagcaacgagcatgaaaacaattttatctacaaatcttcccatgataaatttgacgcgtgaagaattggaaaagtttaaCAGCGCTACTCAATGTcacatatgtgagaaaccattcgtggaagacgatacgcgcgtacacgaTCATTGCCACCTCACtgggcggtacagaggtcccgcgcattcaaattgcaatctaaattataaggaatccttttatattccaattattttccacaatttatccggttacgattcacattttataatcgaggaaatagctacagcgttcgaaggaagaatcgatctacttccaataactaaagaaaaatacgtttcatttacgaaagatgttaaacttacggAAGACAATTcgcgaaatcacattaaattacgtttcatcgattcttttaaatttctcacaacaagtctcaacaaattagcatcttttctcagtaaagataaattaaaaattttacaatctgaatatcaaaatttgcgggtagaagactttgatctgttaacgcgaaaaggtgtctttccgtacgaatatatcgattgtgtagataaattgcacgatacatgtttacctccgcgcgaattattttacagttccttgaccgatgacacagtatccgagagcgattacgcgcacgccgaGACTGTTTGGAACCGATTCTCCATtagaacgctaggcgaatatagcgatctatatttaaaaatcgatgtcttgttattaggcgatgtttttgaaaattttcgtgacaattgtatcaagagttacggGCTCGACCCTGCGCATTATTATACTCTGCCCGGATACACGTGGGATGCCATGTTGaagcatacaaatattaagtttgaattgctcactgacatcgatatggtaatgtttatagaacgaggtatacgcggtggtttgagtcaatgttccaacagatacgcgcatgctaataacaagtacatgcagtcataCGACCCATTGAAACCGTCATCGTATCTAATgtatttcgatataaataatttatacggatgggcaatgtgtcaacctttGCCTTACGCTAGttttcaatgggtcgacaatatatgcaattttgatctatcatcgatcgcgtccGATTCGCCTACAggctacatcctcgaagtcgatctcgagtaccCGCAACATCTTCACGACGCGCATACTGacttaccgttttgtccgacgcGTGACAAACCACCcgacaagagagagaacaagttgctcgcgaccttatacgataagaaacgatacgtaatacactaccgcaatctgcagcaatgtacgcgacacggtcttcgcgttacaaaaattcatcgcatattacaattcgcgcaatctccatggttacgtacatatattgaattaaacacgcaatttagaacaatggcgaaaaatgattatgaaaagaatttatacaaattaatgaataatgcagttttcggcaaaacgatggaaaat agcaaaaatgtatgcgctaAAAATAGATGGTAa